The sequence below is a genomic window from Variovorax paradoxus B4.
AACCTGCCGGCGCTGGTGGCGGCCGACGCGTCGGCGCTCTATGCGCGCAACGTGCTCGACTTCCTCAAGCTCATCGTCACGAAGGAGGGCGCGCTCAAGATCGACCTCGAGGACGACATCGTCGCCGCCTGCCGCGTCGCGCAGGACGGCCAGGTCACGAAGAAATAAGCGGTCACGCGAGGAGAACAAATCATGGATCCCGTTTCCCATACCGTCATCAACCTCATCATCTTCGTGCTGGCCATCTACGTGGGCTACCACGTGGTGTGGACCGTCACGCCCGCGCTGCACACGCCGCTGATGGCCGTGACCAACGCGATCTCGGCCATCGTGATCGTGGGCGCCATGCTGGCGGCCGCGCTCACCGAAACCACGCTGGGCAAGACCATGGGCGTGCTCGCGGTGGCGCTCGCGGCGGTGAACATCTTCGGCGGCTTCCTCGTCACGCGGCGCATGCTCGAGATGTTCAGGAAGAAAGAGAAGAAGGCCGCACCGAAGGCCGAAGCGGGAGCCTCCCAATGAGCATGAACGTCGTCACGCTGCTGTACCTCGTTGCGAGCGTCTGCTTCATCCAGGCCCTCAAGGGCCTGAGCCATCCCACCACTTCCATCCGCGGCAACGTCTTCGGCATGACCGGCATGGCCATCGCGGTGGTGACCACCGGCGCGTTGATCTACAAGCTGGCCGGCGGCCACCTCACGGGCCTGGGCTGGGTGTTGCTGGGGCTGGTGGCCGGTGGCGGCTACGGCGCCTACCGCGCCAAGACGGTCGAGATGACCAAGATGCCCGAGCTGGTGGCCTTCTTCCACAGCATGATCGGCCTGGCGGCGGTGTTCATCGCGGTCGCGGCCGTGGTCGAACCCGCGGCCATGCTGGAAGGCCTCGCCAAGGGCGCGGCCATTCCCACCGGCAACCGGCTCGAGCTGTTCCTGGGCGCGGCCATCGGCGCCATCACCTTCAGCGGCTCGGTCATCGCCTTCGGCAAGCTCTCGGGCACCTACAAGTTCCGGCTGTTCCAGGGCGCGCCAGTGCAGTTCGCGGGCCAGCACATGCTGAACCTCGTGCTCGGCCTGGCCATGATCGGGCTCGGGCTGGTGTTCATGTTCACCGAAAGCTGGCCGGCCTTCTTCGCGATGCTGGCGCTGGCCTTCGTGATGGGCGTGCTCATCATCATCCCGATCGGCGGCGCCGACATGCCGGTGGTGGTGTCGATGCTCAACAGCTACTCCGGCTGGGCGGCCGCGGGCATCGGCTTCAGCCTGAACAACGCGATGCTGATCGTGGCCGGTTCGCTGGTGGGCTCTTCGGGCGCGATCCTGAGCTACATCATGTGCAAGGCCATGAACCGCTCGTTCTTCAACGTGATCCTGGGCGGCTTCGGCGGCGAGGCGGTCAGCGCGGCCGGCGGCGCGAAGGAGCAGCGGCCGGTCAAGAGCGGCAGCGCCGACGACGCGGCCTACATGCTGTCCAACGCCGAGACCGTGATCATCGTGCCGGGCTACGGCCTGGCGGTGGCGCGTGCCCAGCACGCGGTGAACGAACTGGCCGAGAAGCTCGTCCACAAGGGGGTGACGGTGAAGTACGCGATCCACCCGGTGGCCGGCCGCATGCCGGGCCACATGAACGTGCTGCTGGCGGAAGCCGAGGTGCCGTACGACCAGGTGTTCGAGATGGAGGACATCAACGGCGAGTTCGCGCAGGCGGACGTGGCGATCATCCTGGGAGCCAACGACGTGGTGAACCCGGCGGCGCTCACCAAGGGCAGCCCGATCTACGGCATGCCCATCCTGGAGGCCTACAAGGCCAAGACGGTGATCGTGAACAAGCGCTCCATGGCCGCGGGCTATGCGGGTCTGGACAACGAACTCTTCTACATGGACAAGACCATGATGGTCTTTGGGGATGCGAAGAAAGTAGTGGAAGATATGGGCAAGGCCATCGAATAGGCCCAAGGTCCGCACCCGCGCAGTGCGGGTCAGATCATCATCGCGGCGCCACTTGTGCGCCGCTGTTGTTTCAAAACATGCGATTCCGAGGAGACATACCCATGACCGACCGCCCCTGGCTCAGCAGCTATCCGCAAGGCGTGCCCGCCGACATCGACGCTTCGCAGTATTCCTCGCTGGTCGGGCTCATGGAGGAGAGTTTCACCAAGTACGCCGACCGCACGGCCTACAGCTTCATGGGCAAGGACGTCAGCTATGCGGAGACCGACAAGCTCAGCAAGGCCTTCGGCGCGTACCTGCAGGGGCTGGGGCTGGCCAAGGGCGACCGCGTCGCGGTCATGATGCCCAACTGTCCGCAGTATCCGATCGCGGTCTCGGCCATCCTGCGTGCCGGCCTGATCCTGGTGAACGTGAATCCGCTGTACACGCCGCGCGAACTCGAGCACCAGCTCAAGGACTCGGGCGCGAAGGCCATCGTCATCATGGAGAACTTCGGCACCACGCTGCAGCAGTGCATCGCGGCCACGCCGATCAAGCACATCGTGCTGGCTGCCATGGGCGACCGGCTCGGCTTCCTCAAGGGCGCGCTCGTCAATTACGTGGTGCGCAACGTGAAGAAGCTCGTGCCGCACTACAGCCTGCCGGGCGCGGTGCGCTTCAACGATGCACTCGACCAGGGGGCGAGCCGCACCCTGCAGCTGCCGGCCATCGGACCCGACGACGTGGCCGTGCTGCAGTACACCGGCGGCACCACCGGCGTCTCGAAGGGCGCGGTGCTGCTGCACCGCAACGTCATTGCGAACGTGCTGCAGTCCGAAGCCTGGAACGAACCCGTGATGGCGCAGGTGCCGGCCAACGAGCAGCCCACAAGTGTTTGCGCGCTGCCGCTGTATCACATCTTTGCCTTCACGGTGGGCATGATGCTGAGCATGCGCACGGGCGGCAAGCTGATCCTGATCCCGAATCCGCGCGACCTCGCGGGCGTGCTGAAGGAACTGTCCAAGCACACGATCCACAGCTTTCCCGCAGTCAACACGCTGTTCAACGGGCTGGCCAACCACCCTGATTTCAACACCGTCAACTGGAAGAACCTCAAGGTCTCGGTGGGCGGCGGCATGGCCGTGCAAGCGGCGGTCGCGAAGCTCTGGCTCGAAAAGACCGGCTGCCCGATCTGCGAGGGCTACGGCCTTTCGGAAACCTCGCCCTCGGCCACCTGCAACCCGACCAACAGCAAGGCCTACACCGGCACCATCGGCCTGCCGCTGCCGAGCACCTGGCTCAAGCTGCTCGACGACGAGGGCCGCGAAGTGCCGATGGGCCAGCCCGGCGAAATCGCGATCAAGGGACCGCAGGTGATGGCCGGCTACTGGCAGCGCCCCGACGAAACCGCCAAGGTCATGACGCCCGACGGCTACTTCAAGAGCGGCGACATCGGCGTGGTCGACGAGCGCGGCTACTTCAAGGTGGTCGACCGCAAGAAGGACATGATCCTGGTGTCGGGCTTCAACGTGTACCCCAACGAGGTCGAGGACGTGGTGGCGCAGATTCCGGGCGTGCTCGAATGCGCGGCCGTCGGCGTGGCCGACGACAAGACCGGCGAGGCGGTCAAGCTCGTGATCGTCAAGAAGGACGAGTCGCTGACCGAAGCACAGGTGCGCGAATACTGCAGAGCAAACCTTACGGGTTACAAGCAGCCGCGAATCGTGGAGTTTCGTACTGAGCTTCCGAAGACGCCGGTCGGAAAGATCCTGCGGCGCGAACTGCGCGACGTCAAGAAGTAAGGGTTCGGCCCGGGTAGGGCTGCGGCATCGATCTTGCATATTGCGGATCGATGCTTCGCTTCCTACTCACGCGGGTGAGCTTGCTGGTGCCGACCTTCATCGGCATGACGCTGCTTGCCTTCTTCCTCATCCGGCTGGTGCCGGGCGATCCCATTGAAACCATGGCCGGCGAACGCGGGATCGACCCCGCGCGCCATGCCCAGCTGCGCGCGGCCTACGGCTTCGACAAGCCGGTGATCGTGCAGTACGGCATCTACATCGGCCGCGTGCTGCGCGGCGATCTCGGCAAGTCGCTCATCACGCAGGAATCGGTCGCCAACGAGTTCCTCGCACTGTTTCCCGCCACGGTCGAGCTTGCGGTGTGCGCGATTGCCTTTGCGCTGCTGCTGGGGCTGCCGGCGGGCATCCTGGCGGCGGTGCGGCGCAATTCCATCTTCGACCATGGCGTGATGGCCACCTCGCTCACCGGCTATTCGATGCCGATCTTCTGGTGGGGGCTGCTGCTGATCCTGTTCTTCTCG
It includes:
- a CDS encoding NAD(P) transhydrogenase subunit alpha gives rise to the protein MDPVSHTVINLIIFVLAIYVGYHVVWTVTPALHTPLMAVTNAISAIVIVGAMLAAALTETTLGKTMGVLAVALAAVNIFGGFLVTRRMLEMFRKKEKKAAPKAEAGASQ
- a CDS encoding NAD(P)(+) transhydrogenase (Re/Si-specific) subunit beta, translated to MSMNVVTLLYLVASVCFIQALKGLSHPTTSIRGNVFGMTGMAIAVVTTGALIYKLAGGHLTGLGWVLLGLVAGGGYGAYRAKTVEMTKMPELVAFFHSMIGLAAVFIAVAAVVEPAAMLEGLAKGAAIPTGNRLELFLGAAIGAITFSGSVIAFGKLSGTYKFRLFQGAPVQFAGQHMLNLVLGLAMIGLGLVFMFTESWPAFFAMLALAFVMGVLIIIPIGGADMPVVVSMLNSYSGWAAAGIGFSLNNAMLIVAGSLVGSSGAILSYIMCKAMNRSFFNVILGGFGGEAVSAAGGAKEQRPVKSGSADDAAYMLSNAETVIIVPGYGLAVARAQHAVNELAEKLVHKGVTVKYAIHPVAGRMPGHMNVLLAEAEVPYDQVFEMEDINGEFAQADVAIILGANDVVNPAALTKGSPIYGMPILEAYKAKTVIVNKRSMAAGYAGLDNELFYMDKTMMVFGDAKKVVEDMGKAIE
- a CDS encoding long-chain-fatty-acid--CoA ligase — protein: MTDRPWLSSYPQGVPADIDASQYSSLVGLMEESFTKYADRTAYSFMGKDVSYAETDKLSKAFGAYLQGLGLAKGDRVAVMMPNCPQYPIAVSAILRAGLILVNVNPLYTPRELEHQLKDSGAKAIVIMENFGTTLQQCIAATPIKHIVLAAMGDRLGFLKGALVNYVVRNVKKLVPHYSLPGAVRFNDALDQGASRTLQLPAIGPDDVAVLQYTGGTTGVSKGAVLLHRNVIANVLQSEAWNEPVMAQVPANEQPTSVCALPLYHIFAFTVGMMLSMRTGGKLILIPNPRDLAGVLKELSKHTIHSFPAVNTLFNGLANHPDFNTVNWKNLKVSVGGGMAVQAAVAKLWLEKTGCPICEGYGLSETSPSATCNPTNSKAYTGTIGLPLPSTWLKLLDDEGREVPMGQPGEIAIKGPQVMAGYWQRPDETAKVMTPDGYFKSGDIGVVDERGYFKVVDRKKDMILVSGFNVYPNEVEDVVAQIPGVLECAAVGVADDKTGEAVKLVIVKKDESLTEAQVREYCRANLTGYKQPRIVEFRTELPKTPVGKILRRELRDVKK